A stretch of the Arachis stenosperma cultivar V10309 chromosome 6, arast.V10309.gnm1.PFL2, whole genome shotgun sequence genome encodes the following:
- the LOC130932373 gene encoding cation/calcium exchanger 2, with protein sequence MGYSTLLLNASFLIVFSVFLVLHVSSPSEQVPLRKYHFTPGDIDENDDSCKSFHSLSDNEAKCLYLKSNDPCVTEGYVDYLYLFYCKFGDFAVFGQTLLFLWLLVLFYLLANTASEYFCPSLESLSKLLRLSPTVAGVTLLSLGNGACDVFATLVSFNGSGTGGIGFNTVLGGASFVSCVVVGIVSISVRHRGIRVKKSALIRDVSFLLFVLVCLFAILIAGEINVIGAISFCLMYVVYVVIVYISSTRWKGDSSDSQSSNGDDPAVPLIIGMEKGVIGNDENGSQECRFNFEEKFCFKKSPICRFSLCVLELPLYLPRRLTIPVVCEERWSKPYAILSALLSPLLLSSLWTPGSLTVYGTGLLIGIILAVAAFFTTEPSSPPKKYMFPWLAGGFVMSVTWSYISAQELVGLLVSLGYICGISPSILGLTVLAWGNSIGDLVTNLTMALHGGTEGAQIAISGCYAGPIFNTVIGLGLSLASSTWSQYPNSVIIPKDPYLWETLTLLVIGLIWALLVLVRRDMKLDSLLGGGLLAVYFISLFLRLIQTLGTCQFQDILPK encoded by the coding sequence ATGGGTTATTCCACCTTGTTGCTCAACGCGTCTTTCCTCATCGTCTTCTCTGTTTTCCTTGTTCTTCATGTCAGCTCTCCTTCAGAACAGGTTCCTCTGAGAAAGTACCATTTTACCCCTGGTGACATTGATGAGAATGATGATTCTTGCAAGAGCTTTCACAGCCTCAGTGACAACGAAGCAAAGTGCTTGTACTTGAAATCCAATGACCCTTGTGTCACTGAGGGTTATGTTGATTATCTATACCTTTTTTACTGCAAATTTGGGGATTTTGCTGTTTTTGGTCAAACCCTTTTGTTCCTTTGGCTATTGGTCTTGTTCTACCTTCTAGCTAACACTGCTTCTGAATACTTTTGTCCATCCCTTGAGAGCCTCTCAAAATTGCTGAGATTGTCCCCAACAGTTGCTGGAGTAACCCTCCTTTCCCTTGGCAATGGTGCCTGTGATGTCTTTGCAACACTTGTTTCCTTCAATGGCAGTGGCACTGGAGGTATTGGATTCAACACTGTGCTTGGGGGTGCTTCCTTTGTGTCCTGCGTTGTGGTTGGGATTGTTAGCATATCGGTTAGGCATCGAGGAATTCGAGTTAAGAAGTCTGCATTGATAAGAGATGTCAGTTTTCTTCTCTTTGTGCTTGTGTGCTTGTTCGCGATCTTAATTGCCGGCGAGATCAATGTTATTGGGGCAATTAGCTTCTGTTTGATGTATGTTGTTTATGTGGTTATTGTCTACATCTCGTCGACCCGGTGGAAGGGTGACTCTAGCGACAGTCAATCGAGTAATGGCGACGATCCGGCCGTGCCCCTTATCATTGGAATGGAGAAAGGAGTAATTGGTAATGATGAAAATGGATCTCAAGAATGTAGGTTCAACTTTGAGGAGAAATTCTGCTTTAAGAAATCTCCAATATGTAGATTTTCACTTTGTGTcttggagttgccactttactTGCCAAGGAGATTGACAATTCCGGTTGTTTGTGAAGAGAGATGGTCCAAACCATATGCAATTCTATCAGCCCTGTTATCACCATTGCTATTGTCTTCTCTCTGGACCCCGGGAAGCCTAACCGTCTATGGAACCGGATTATTAATCGGAATCATCTTAGCCGTAGCCGCGTTCTTCACCACCGAGCCATCTAGTCCGCCGAAGAAGTACATGTTCCCTTGGCTTGCAGGGGGGTTTGTGATGAGTGTTACATGGAGTTACATTTCAGCTCAAGAACTGGTTGGATTGTTGGTCTCACTTGGTTACATATGtggaattagtccttcaattttGGGGCTAACAGTTCTTGCTTGGGGAAATTCAATTGGAGACTTAGTGACAAATTTGACTATGGCATTACATGGTGGGACAGAAGGTGCTCAAATTGCAATATCAGGTTGTTATGCTGGCCCTATATTCAACACTGTGATTGGATTAGGCTTATCCCTTGCAAGTTCAACTTGGTCACAGTATCCAAATTCTGTTATTATACCAAAAGATCCATATCTTTGGGAAACACTAACACTTTTGGTAATTGGATTGATTTGGGCACTTTTGGTGTTGGTAAGAAGGGATATGAAGCTTGATTCACTCTTAGGGGGAGGGCTTCTTGCCGTTTACTTCATTTCATTGTTTCTGAGGCTGATTCAGACATTAGGGACTTGCCAATTTCAGGATATATTACCAAAATGA